The following nucleotide sequence is from Candidatus Aminicenantes bacterium.
CCAGTTCCAAATTGGCGGTGCTGCAAACCCCGGTGACGTCCGCCCCGAAATGCTTGGCCAGCTGCACCGCAAAAGTGCCCAGGGACCCGGAAGCTCCATAGATGAGGACTTTCTGCCCGGGACAGATGCGTCCGTTTCTCATATACCTCAACGCGGTCAACGCCCCGCCGGTGGCGGCGGCGGCCTCCTCGAAGGTCATATTGACAGGCTTCAGCGCCACCAGCCCTTCTTCCGCCCCGGCGCCGTTTTCAGGCAGGCACTTGTACTCGGCATAAGCGCCGAAACCAAAGCCGACAAATGAAAAAACCCGGTCGCCTTTCTTGAAGCGGGTCACGTCCCGGCCCAGCGCTTCGATCTCCCCGGCCAGCTCCATCCCGAGCACTGCTCTTTTCGGTCTTCTGATGCCCAGGTATATCCGCGCCGGGAGCCTTTGCCAGAAAGGGACGGTAAAGCTGCGCACCCTGACGTCCCCCCTGGCCACCGTTGCGGCATATACTTTCACCAGGATCTCATTGTCCTTGGGAACGGGTTTTTCCAACTCGATGAGCTTGAGGACCTCCGGCGGCCCGTATTTCATGCATGCAATCGCTTTCATAAGTACTCCTCCAAGGTAATGACCACATTTCCCTTTTTTTGCCCCTGCTCGACATAGCGGTGGGCCTCGGCGGCCTGGGCCAATGGAAAGCGTTTGTCGATGACCGTTTTGATCTTTCCCGCTTCAATAAGCTCCTGGACGGAGAGCAGGTCGTCTCTCCTTCCGGGCGCCAGCGCGCATATGACCCTCTTGCCGCCTTTCATCGAGGTCCACAGCATTTGCACAAGTTCCCTCGTCTTGAAGCTGGCCCGGAGATAGCGTCCTTTTTTCGACAGCGAATTCTTGCAGCGCGAGAACGAACTCTTGCCCAGGATGTCGAAAATAAGGTCATAGGTCTCGCCGCTTTTGGTGAAATCCTCCAGGTTGTAATCGATGACCTTGTCAGCTCCCAGCGATTTTACATAGTCCAATCTCGGCGTGCCGCATACCCCGGTCACTTCCGCCCCATAGTATTTGGCAAGCTGGACCGCGGCCGCACCGATGCCTCCGCTTGCCC
It contains:
- a CDS encoding NAD(P)-dependent alcohol dehydrogenase, yielding MKAIACMKYGPPEVLKLIELEKPVPKDNEILVKVYAATVARGDVRVRSFTVPFWQRLPARIYLGIRRPKRAVLGMELAGEIEALGRDVTRFKKGDRVFSFVGFGFGAYAEYKCLPENGAGAEEGLVALKPVNMTFEEAAAATGGALTALRYMRNGRICPGQKVLIYGASGSLGTFAVQLAKHFGADVTGVCSTANLELVRSLGAGKVIDYTTTDFTVGKEKYDFIFDAVAKTPRRRSKRALKKGGIFLSAHDAHGSAVIKTEDLVFLKSLIEAGKIRSVIDRTYPLERIVEAHRYVDMGHKKGNVVITVNSSEIEASK